One genomic window of Cupriavidus malaysiensis includes the following:
- the kdpB gene encoding potassium-transporting ATPase subunit KdpB — protein sequence MQQDSMTAQAKAGGAASADTAQATGAPTHGRAGGGHHRPGPRGMFAPELVKPALLESFKKLSPRDQLRNPVMFVVYVGSILTTVLYLRALFAPAAAGGESAAFILAVTVWLWFTLLFANFAEALAEGRSKQQAEALRGLKTTVTAKLLKSGARQGPGAATEPRAATALRRGDVVLVEAGDMIPGDGEVIEGVASVDESAITGESAPVIRESGGDFSSVTGGTRVLSDWIVVRITTNPGESFIDRMITMVEGAKRQKTPNELALTILLVGLTIVLLLATATLQPFSVYSVLVTKAGLPVTITVLVALLVCLIPTTIGGLLSAIGVAGMSRMMEANVIATSGRAVEAAGDVDVLLLDKTGTITHGNRQASRFIPAPGVTPQQLAEAAWLSSLADETPEGRSIVMLARQQSGTALPDGVDPAGHVFVPFTAQTRMSGVDVGAGAVGGAAQRSVRKGAADAVRKYVTERAGKFPDAVLQAVDDVARVGSTPLVVAEAAAGPSGRTDAPDAIVRVLGVVELKDIVKAGIRERFGELRRMGIKTVMITGDNRLTAASIAAEAGVDDFLAEATPEAKLKLIRQYQAEGRLVAMTGDGTNDAPALAQADVAVAMNSGTQAAKEAGNMVDLDSNPTKLIEIVEIGKQMLMTRGSLTTFSVANDVAKYFAIIPAAFATTYPQLNQLNVMGLATPGSAILSAVIFNALIIVVLIPLALKGVVYRPLGAATLLRRNLLIYGLGGIVVPFAGIKVIDMILAACGWA from the coding sequence ATGCAACAAGACTCCATGACCGCGCAAGCCAAGGCCGGCGGCGCGGCTTCCGCCGATACGGCACAGGCCACCGGCGCGCCCACCCACGGCAGGGCGGGCGGCGGCCACCACCGGCCCGGTCCGCGCGGCATGTTCGCGCCCGAGCTGGTCAAGCCGGCGCTGCTGGAATCCTTCAAGAAGCTGTCGCCGCGCGACCAGCTGCGCAACCCGGTGATGTTCGTCGTCTACGTCGGCAGCATCCTCACCACGGTGCTGTACTTGCGCGCGCTGTTCGCGCCGGCGGCGGCGGGCGGGGAGAGCGCCGCCTTCATCCTGGCGGTGACGGTGTGGCTGTGGTTCACGCTGCTGTTCGCCAACTTCGCCGAGGCGCTGGCCGAGGGCCGCAGCAAGCAGCAGGCCGAGGCGCTGCGCGGGCTGAAGACGACGGTGACGGCCAAGCTGCTCAAGAGCGGCGCCAGGCAGGGGCCGGGCGCCGCCACCGAGCCGCGCGCGGCGACCGCGCTGCGCCGCGGCGACGTGGTGCTGGTCGAGGCGGGCGACATGATCCCCGGCGACGGCGAGGTGATCGAGGGCGTGGCCTCGGTCGACGAGAGCGCCATCACCGGCGAATCGGCGCCCGTGATCCGCGAGTCCGGCGGCGACTTCTCCTCGGTCACCGGCGGCACGCGCGTGCTGTCCGACTGGATCGTGGTGCGCATCACCACCAACCCGGGCGAAAGCTTCATCGACCGCATGATCACCATGGTCGAGGGCGCCAAGCGCCAGAAGACGCCCAACGAACTGGCGCTGACCATCCTGCTGGTGGGCCTGACCATCGTGCTGCTGCTGGCCACCGCCACGCTGCAGCCGTTCTCGGTCTACAGCGTGCTGGTGACCAAGGCCGGCCTGCCGGTCACCATCACCGTGCTGGTGGCGCTGCTGGTGTGCCTGATCCCGACCACCATCGGCGGCCTGCTGTCGGCCATCGGCGTGGCCGGCATGAGCCGCATGATGGAAGCCAATGTGATCGCCACCTCGGGCCGCGCGGTCGAGGCCGCCGGCGACGTCGACGTGCTGCTGCTGGACAAGACCGGCACCATCACGCACGGCAACCGCCAGGCCTCGCGCTTCATCCCGGCGCCCGGCGTCACGCCGCAGCAGCTGGCCGAGGCGGCCTGGCTGTCGTCGCTGGCCGACGAGACGCCGGAAGGGCGCAGCATCGTCATGCTGGCCCGCCAGCAGTCGGGCACGGCGCTGCCGGACGGCGTGGACCCGGCCGGGCACGTGTTCGTGCCGTTCACCGCGCAGACCCGCATGAGCGGCGTCGATGTCGGCGCCGGGGCCGTGGGTGGCGCGGCGCAGCGCAGCGTGCGCAAGGGGGCCGCCGACGCGGTGCGCAAGTACGTCACCGAGCGCGCCGGCAAGTTTCCCGACGCCGTGCTGCAGGCGGTGGATGACGTGGCGCGCGTCGGCAGCACGCCGCTGGTGGTGGCCGAAGCCGCGGCGGGCCCGTCCGGGCGCACCGACGCGCCCGACGCCATCGTGCGCGTGCTCGGCGTGGTGGAGCTGAAGGACATCGTCAAGGCGGGCATCCGCGAGCGCTTCGGCGAGCTGCGCCGCATGGGCATCAAGACCGTCATGATCACCGGCGACAACCGCCTGACCGCGGCCTCGATCGCCGCCGAGGCGGGCGTCGACGACTTCCTCGCCGAAGCCACGCCCGAGGCCAAGCTCAAGCTGATCCGCCAGTACCAGGCCGAAGGCCGGCTGGTGGCGATGACCGGCGACGGCACCAACGACGCTCCCGCGCTGGCCCAGGCCGACGTGGCGGTGGCGATGAACAGCGGCACGCAGGCCGCCAAGGAGGCCGGCAATATGGTCGACCTCGACAGCAACCCGACCAAGCTGATCGAGATCGTCGAGATCGGCAAGCAGATGCTGATGACGCGCGGCTCGCTGACCACCTTCAGCGTGGCCAACGACGTGGCCAAGTACTTCGCCATCATCCCGGCGGCCTTCGCCACCACCTATCCGCAGCTCAACCAGCTCAACGTGATGGGACTGGCGACGCCGGGCTCGGCCATCCTGTCGGCGGTGATCTTCAACGCGCTGATCATCGTGGTGCTGATCCCGCTGGCGCTCAAGGGCGTGGTGTACCGGCCGCTCGGCGCCGCCACGCTGCTGCGCCGCAACCTGCTGATCTACGGCCTGGGCGGCATCGTCGTGCCCTTCGCCGGCATCAAGGTGATCGACATGATCCTCGCCGCGTGCGGCTGGGCCTGA
- the kdpC gene encoding potassium-transporting ATPase subunit KdpC, giving the protein MHTQVQASPAAAAPDAPDAPEAQRGLLRPLLTVFVALSVVTGLLYPGAVTGIAKALFPSQAAGSLIVKDGKAIGSELIGQPFSDPRYFWGRLSATAPMPYNASASSGSNLGPRNAALTDAAHARIEALRAADPGNAAPVPVDLVTASGSGLDPHISPAAADYQAARVARLRGLPLARVQALVIANTDAPLLAVLGDPVVNVLKLNLALDAEPRR; this is encoded by the coding sequence ATGCATACGCAAGTCCAAGCCAGTCCCGCCGCCGCCGCGCCCGATGCACCCGACGCGCCCGAAGCGCAACGCGGGCTGCTGCGCCCGCTGCTGACGGTGTTCGTCGCGCTGTCGGTGGTCACCGGCCTGCTCTATCCGGGCGCCGTCACCGGCATCGCCAAGGCGCTGTTCCCGTCGCAGGCCGCCGGCTCGCTGATCGTCAAGGACGGCAAGGCCATCGGCTCCGAGCTGATCGGCCAGCCCTTCTCCGACCCGCGCTACTTCTGGGGCCGGCTCTCGGCCACCGCGCCGATGCCCTACAACGCGAGCGCCTCCAGCGGCTCGAACCTGGGCCCGCGCAATGCCGCGCTGACCGACGCCGCGCACGCGCGCATCGAGGCGCTGCGCGCGGCCGATCCGGGCAATGCCGCGCCGGTGCCGGTCGACCTGGTGACCGCCTCCGGCAGCGGCCTGGATCCGCATATCAGTCCGGCTGCGGCCGACTACCAGGCGGCCCGCGTGGCGCGCCTGCGCGGCCTGCCGCTGGCGCGCGTGCAGGCGCTGGTCATCGCCAATACCGACGCGCCGCTGCTGGCGGTGCTGGGTGACCCGGTGGTCAATGTGCTCAAGCTCAACCTGGCGCTGGATGCCGAGCCGCGGCGCTGA